Proteins encoded in a region of the Misgurnus anguillicaudatus chromosome 9, ASM2758022v2, whole genome shotgun sequence genome:
- the myorg gene encoding myogenesis-regulating glycosidase, protein MYQVVPGGAGGTITEGVPIKKRDKDTRPLVGAGVIGVVLVIAAVSAWCYYIASLRKADLLDTELLDLNKDGFVIRNHAGGIVLKMGFRSGTLDLDSCSKEGVILSCSRSYAGKVKFFIMTVKPKETVMCYRVRWEELESDRPVEHAMSYNGSYWYGGAETAVQHWPIAISGQQAPKPFVTSDVYSNRNDFGGILERYWISSNATAIKINDSVPFHLGWNDTEKTMYFQARYQDSPYKPAPGRPPYAELSYRVCVGSDVTSIHKVMVRRYFPKPNKVPSKEMFRHPIWSTWALHKTEINQEKLLSYAENIRKYGFNCSHLELDDRYTKQYGEFEFDPQKFPNASAMFQKLKADGILVSLWTHPFVNYDSANFGECVQKGLFVMEPTGQLPALVKWWNGIGGILDFTYIEARKWFTAQLHSLRSKYGVCSFKLDAGETSYLPWQFQTRAHLPDPSTFTRRYTEMAIPFNERAELRSGYGSQNISCFFRLIDRDSVWGYELGLKSLIPTVLTISILGYQFILPDMIGGNAYLNRTDGNGRLPDRELYIRWLELSAFMPSMQFSIPPWEYDDEVVAIAKRFTELHETLVAPRVIELAGEVLDTGDPIIRPLWWIATSDETAYRVDSQFLIGDDLMVAPVLEPGKQERDIYLPAGRWKSYKGERYDNKEPIHLTDYPVDLEDIAYFEWVQ, encoded by the exons ATGTACCAAGTTGTCCCAGGAGGAGCTGGGGGAACGATTACTGAGGGAGTGCCCATTAAAAAGAGAGACAAGGACACTCGCCCTCTAGTGGGGGCTGGAGTTATTGGGGTGGTTCTGGTGATTGCAGCTGTGAGTGCTTGGTGTTATTATATTGCCTCCCTTCGTAAAGCCGACCTGTTGGACACAGAATTACTTGATCTGAATAAGGATGGATTTGTCATCCGCAACCATGCTGGTGGGATTGTTCTGAAGATGGGATTCAG ATCTGGCACACTTGATCTTGACTCTTGCTCTAAGGAAGGAGTGATCTTGAGTTGCTCTCGATCATATGCCGGAAAGGTGAAATTCTTCATTATGACCGTGAAGCCAAAAGAAACTGTGATGTGTTACCGCGTGCGCTGGGAGGAGCTGGAGTCTGATCGGCCTGTGGAACATGCCATGTCCTACAATGGATCATACTGGTACGGTGGTGCTGAGACTGCAGTTCAACATTGGCCCATTGCCATCTCGGGACAACAGGCACCCAAACCTTTTGTCACCAGTGATGTGTACTCCAATCGGAACGACTTTGGCGGCATCCTGGAGCGCTACTGGATCTCGTCGAATGCCACGGCCATTAAGATCAACGACTCTGTGCCCTTCCACCTGGGTTGGAACGATACAGAGAAAACCATGTACTTCCAGGCCCGATATCAGGACAGTCCGTACAAACCTGCGCCTGGCAGACCTCCGTATGCTGAGCTTAGCTACAGAGTCTGCGTAGGCTCGGATGTGACCTCCATACACAAGGTCATGGTTCGCCGATACTTCCCTAAACCCAACAAAGTGCCCAGTAAAGAAATGTTCCGGCACCCAATATGGTCTACGTGGGCATTACACAAGACTGAAATCAACCAAGAAAAGCTTTTGAGTTACGCAGAGAACATACGCAAGTATGGTTTTAATTGTAGCCACCTAGAGCTTGATGATCGGTACACTAAACAGTACGGAGAATTTGAGTTTGACCCGCAGAAGTTTCCAAATGCTTCCGCAATGTTTCAAAAACTCAAAGCGGATGGCATTTTAGTATCGCTGTGGACACACCCTTTTGTAAATTATGATTCAGCAAACTTTGGAGAATGCGTACAAAAAGGCCTGTTTGTAATGGAGCCCACAGGTCAACTTCCTGCTCTTGTTAAGTGGTGGAATGGCATCGGAGGGATCCTTGACTTTACCTACATTGAAGCTCGAAAATGGTTCACGGCGCAACTTCACTCGTTGCGCTCCAAATATGGTGTGTGCTCCTTCAAACTGGATGCAGGGGAAACCAGCTACTTGCCCTGGCAGTTTCAAACCCGAGCCCACCTCCCTGACCCGAGCACCTTCACGCGACGCTACACAGAAATGGCCATCCCCTTCAATGAGCGTGCCGAGCTTCGATCCGGCTACGGCTCCCAGAACATCTCGTGTTTTTTCCGTCTTATTGACCGGGACTCCGTTTGGGGCTACGAGCTTGGCCTGAAGTCCCTGATCCCAACCGTTCTCACCATCAGCATCTTAGGCTACCAGTTCATCCTGCCGGACATGATCGGAGGCAACGCCTATCTCAACCGCACCGATGGGAACGGCAGACTGCCAGACCGTGAGCTCTACATCCGTTGGCTGGAGCTGTCTGCTTTCATGCCCTCCATGCAGTTTTCCATCCCTCCTTGGGAATACGATGATGAGGTGGTGGCTATCGCTAAGCGGTTCACCGAGCTACACGAGACACTGGTTGCGCCGAGGGTTATCGAACTGGCTGGAGAAGTTTTGGACACCGGAGACCCAATCATTCGCCCGTTATGGTGGATTGCCACCAGTGATGAAACGGCTTACAGGGTTGACTCGCAATTTCTGATAGGAGATGATTTGATGGTGGCACCGGTTCTGGAACCTGGCAAGCAGGAACGCGATATATACCTACCGGCCGGACGCTGGAAAAGTTACAAAGGAGAGCGATACGATAACAAAGAGCCGATACATCTGACTGACTATCCTGTAGATCTTGAAGATATTGCGTATTTTGAATGGGTTCAGTAA